The Tursiops truncatus isolate mTurTru1 chromosome 9, mTurTru1.mat.Y, whole genome shotgun sequence DNA segment TAAAAGATGATTTGCAGTTTGGAAAAGGCAGTACTCATGCTTTAAACTGAGTACAAAGATCAGTACATTTTGTGGGGTTCAGGGCTCACCCTTTGCATCCTCCTAAATGTATGGCACAGGTTGGTGGGAAGATGTTGGTGATTATCACTTAAAAGTTTGTCTGCagcatgaattaatttatttaaaataaagctttttgCTTTTAGAAGTCAGTTTTAAATTTTCGTCTTGAATTGTCTCTTGAGTTAGTGGTATCCAAAAGAGTATTATTTAGTACAACAAGTAGTACTTACAATATCTATCCTTATATTACGTTAATTTTTTCATAATGCAAACATTAATAATTATTGCGGTAAGCCTACCTAGGGttaaatattcataataattcTGATGTTCTAACATAGCATTTTTCACATCTCAGCATCTTATAAAACAATTTGAAAGTGTTCTACTTTTCAACCTTCAATGTTGCTCCCTGATTCTGCTGTAGGAGATAATGATAGCTACTGGATAATTAACTATCCAGCTAGCCAGCCagctaaaaaaatgttaaaaacagatAATTAGACAGGTAGACAGATAGTCAGACAGACAGAAATAGATGATGTTAAGCATGGTATTTCTTTTCTGACATATTCTGACTGGATACATTTATTCAAATACTTCTCATTCCCACATTCACAGACTTCATTTGATAAAAAGCAATTTCAGATGCagtttaaataataatacaaaggaTTGGGGATTTGTTTTACAATTTATTCAGAAATGAGAATTCACAaccctttatcatttttttaaaaaggcacctTGAGACATAGATGTTGGTTTGCTAGATGTCAACTTGATTAGCAAGACCACGCTCATCTACTTCTACTCACTGTCATTTGCTAGACTTTAATCATATCTCCTTTTAGTCTCCCCTTTTTCATCAGTTGACTTTGTTCAATCTACTGTAGATAATATTGCATCATTCTGATCTATATGATATCCTTTAAGTAAAGATTTTTAACTTTACACAATGCTTTCATATCTCAGCATCCTATAAGACGCTCTGGGAGTTCAAGACCTCTGATGGAGAAACACCCTTGACTTTGGCAgtcaaagctggtctggtggaaAATGTAAGAACTTTACTAGAGAAAGGAGTGTGCCCAAACACCAAAAATGACAAAGGAGAGACACCCCTTCTGCTTGGTAAATGACCTTTCTTTCCAGAACTTTTATAATttgagataaataatatttaataagtatttattggaAACCACTGTGTATTGATTGGCTAAAGTTGTGTGACCTCATCTCCTTCCATTCCCTGAGGTCTTCCCTTAACCCCCATCTCACCTGTcctatgattttgtttttctatccCACAAAGAGGTCAAATGTGAAAGCTCTTTCAGCAACAATTAATCAGGAGGGATCCGAATGAGGAGTTTTATGAGGCCAGGAGTGCCAATTCTAAAGGAATATTCTCTAACTGGGGTCCAGCTATAAGGAAGGCTGCATGTGTGATCTGTAGCCTGAATAAAGAAGCAGAAAGGGAATTCCAAAGAGAGGCGTCAGGTCCACAGCAGGACAAGGAAGAAGAACTGAAAGGCAGGAGATCCAGCAGATTCTGAGCACACAGGTGCAGCCCTGGGCACCACTAGGGGGTTGCCACTGTGACACGACACAAGAATGCTTGTAAGCCTGAAGGTGTCGATTATCTATCAGCTTCTTCTCAGGCTTGTGTATCCTGCTGCTTGCTGACAGATAAGAATTAGCAGGTCTGTTTGTAGAAGTAGAGAGAGATGAGATTAACTACAAATGACTAAAGATAACCTTTCCTTCTCTTAGGGACATAGGTGTGGAGTAAGAGTTTCCTTCTCTTAGGGACATAGATGTGGAGTAAGAGTTTCGGCTTTGGCACCTGAGATCCTTGGATTTATTTTGCCccccattttattgagatataattgacatataacatggtattagtttaaggtatacaacatgatttgatatatgtctATATCACGAAATGATTACTACAAAAGCTTAGTTAACATACTTCACTTCACATAGTTACacattgttttttcttgtgttgagaacttttccttttttaatttatttattttatttattttatttttggctgcgttgggtcttcgtcgctgctcacgggctttctctagttgcagcgagcgggggctgctcttcgttgcggtacgcgggcttctcattgcggtggcttctcttgctgtggagcacaggctctaggcgcgtgggcttcagtagatgtggtgctcgggctcagaagttgtggcttgcaagctctagagcacaggctcagtagttgtggtgcacgggcttagttgctccgtgacatgtgggatcttccaggaccagggctcgaacccgtgtccccagcgttgacaggtgaattcttaaccactgtgccaccagggaaaccccaagaacttttaagatctactcttttagcaactttccaatatacaatacagtattgttatgTGAATGTTAATTCTAGCTGTGAGATTGTAGTCATGGACCGCAGTTTCCTCCagtataaaatggaaatacaacaccACCATGCAGAATTGTtataaaaaattagagaaaaatataaatatgtaaaactcttgccacatggtagatgctcaggAGAAGAGAGACGTTATGAAATAGTGTAGGCGtggcaggaagagagggagaagccTTGAGATTATGCACCAGAAGTCACAGAGGAAGCAAATACAGCATCACGAGCTGTGGGTAAAGCGAGAAAACAATACCACAGCTCCTGTCCACactaaaaatcactaaaatttttatttatttatttttttgcggtacgcgggcctctcactgttgtggcctctcccgttgcggagcataggctctggacacgcaggctcagtggccatggctcacgggcccagccgctccgcagcatgtgggatcttcctggaccggggcacaaacccatgtcccctgcatcggcaggcagactctcaaccactgtgccaccagggaagccctaaaaatcactaaaatttttaaaacaacctgAATATCAGTAACAACCCGAATATCAGTAACAGAAAACTTAGACAAGTTGAACATCAGTAAAGTATTTACATTTGACAACATTAACTCAACAACATCAGTGCAACCAACGTTTACTGAAAAGTCCCAGTAAGCCAGCAGGTGCTGGACAGCATGGATAGAAAGATGAATGTTATGATCGTCTTCCTCTCAAACAATCTAGCAGGAGAGCCTAGATATGATTGAAATAGAGTATTAgtgtattaattaattattaatagtaTTAATACATGCTATAACAAAGGTGTATATTCAATGTAAATTGGGGAAATAAGAAAGCAGTGAATCTGTGAAGCTTCCAAAGAGAAAGTTGCTCTTGAGTTGTGACTCGGGGGGATGTAAAGGGGATCGTCGGCAGACAGGGGAGGGAAAATCTAGGCAAGCCTTCGCCCCTGGACAAAATTGTTACATGAACAGTGTCACCACAGCGTGGGCGCATTCTGATCTGATTCCTTACTTACTCTTGCCCCGTGTCAGAGCTTTCAGCCTTCCCCAATTCAGATTAAGTTGGACAAACTTATTATTACAGTTAGGGTAGAGGTAAAGCTtccataacaaaacaaacaaacacagacacacaacacAAACTAACAGCAATGACTTCAAAAGTAAGAAGTTCATTCCTCTCTCACACAACATTTCAGAAGTGAGTGGCCTAGGGCTGGCAGGGTGGATATGCCTCCTTTACACAAGACTTTCAGATGTTACCTTTTCCAGCCAGCAGCGGGGAGGAAAGAGGCAGCCTTGGGAAAGCATGTTGGCCTCTAAGAAGATGACCTAGACATTGTACACAGCACTTCTGTTCATACCATGTTGTTCAGATTTTGTCACATAGCCACACTTAGGTGCCAGGGAAGCCGGGATATTTAGTCTCTACCTGGATAGACTGTGAACAGCTAAAACTTGGGAGCTTCTCTTGCTCAAGGAAAAGGGGAAACACAAGTACTGAGGAAGAGATGATTTTTCTCTGCATACCTGTTACCAGCCTTTATGTCACAGTAACATGGTGCTTTTCATAAATGAACAGAACTGTTTTCCCAAGCAGGGACAGATAATAAATGGAATATCACCTCTGGTTGTTTCACCACTATTAGTGTGATCTATTATTTTTGTAAAGGCATATACCATGGAGTATTTGCATGTATTTGTTGGTGTTTCTACAGTCTTTGATTTCTGCAAAAAAGATACACTTTTCCAGAGTTTGTATACTATCTCACTTTGCAAATATACAATTATTCTCTACATGCTATTCTCAATCCACTCATGTTCTTAAGGGACAACTAAGTCATGATTAtcactcatttgttttctttgggcttcatttaaatttttctttactgCCCACAACAGAGCATTAAGTATTTATATGCATTTCAAAGTCTCCATTGTTGATCTCTCTACTCTAGCAATAACTAAAGTATGGGAAAGGGACTTGATCGTTGAGTTATCAGAGTCAAAACAGAATTAAcatttggaaataatatttttaaaaaccactggtAACATCAAAGGTAAAACCAAAGTCTCATGAAGGAAATATTATGGAGGTGTTCACTTACGTCCCTATCATCCACATTTCTGGAGAATAGGGACTCTCCTTGGGTTACCTTCTTCAGGACATTCGTTGTGGGATCTATGTCAAGTTTTTTTAAGTTCATAGGAAAATGGATCATCCATGGCactttctcagttttttcttgaattttgggGCTACTTTTGGCTACTCACAGCCCATTAACATATAAAGGAGAGATAAGAGAAAAaagtgctcttttaaaaaaaaattttgatgctcaatgccatttttatttgtcttaacCTGTCACCattatctttgtctttatttatgGAATACTccttagatggaaaaaaaaaatcacttttggtCCCTTCAGGGCCCTTTTTCCCCATCAGCCACCTGGCCCTTACTTATGGTACTTAGATGTATTACAGTCATgatggcctctcccgtcgcggagcacaggctccagacgcgcaggctcagcggccatggctcacgggcccagccgctccgcggcatgtgggatcttcccggaccggggcacgaacccgtgtcccctgcatcggcaggcagactctcaaccactgcgccaccagggaagccccgaaatttttttaaaaaaagaaaagtgccaGCAGAGTATAAAGTGTTCAATACTGCCTGTAACCAATGCAAAATTCTCTAATTCCCTAACTCTTCAACTGAGGCTTGTTTCCTCTAAGCATATAAAGgtacatatatgtgaaatatattttttacttcatatattatttaatttgtattttgctTAGCTACATTACACAAGTTCTGTACCTTgttagttttcattattttagccAATTATTTGTTAAGAATGTCTTCATGGGTTAGCTTGGGAGGGGTTCCCCATgattttgattattatttctatgagaaataaaatgtattcttagtTCCAAAACTTAAACTGCAAgcaaagttttaattattttaagttgaatATGGCTTATATATGCTGTTATTTTCTTGACAAAAGACTAATATCTCTAATCAACATGTTCCCTGAGTcagacaaaaggaaaacagatcATGAGGGAAGAGGttcattattttaatacattttttctaaGTAGAAAAAATGGAATAGGAGCAAGAAGATAAACGAGGACACATTATCTCTTAGTTTGTTTAACTTATTAATGTTTGCAAGAGCACCAGCCAGGATGAGGTAATTCACTGTAATTAGAGCTGCCAGTGGCAGGTGGGTGATTCAGAGAAAGGCATTTGTCAGCAGACTCTGCTTCAGacagtaagcagaagaaaaactgaaatctcACTGCCTGATGGCTTGCCTGCCTCCAAATGAAATAGGCCAAGTTTGTCTTCATCCTCCTTTTATGCCTTTTGGAGCCCTTTCCCTTGCCTTGGCCTCAGAGCCTTTCTGGATTCTGCCTCCTAGCTGCCCGGGATGTTCTATGTGGCCCTACATGTCCTCCTGCCTTTCCCAGCAAAGGCCCAGACTCTGAGTCTCTCTTCAAACAGAAGACAGTGTAGGTTTCTTCCCCAGGCTGTAAATTCCACGAGGGAGAACTACGTCTGTCTTTTTCCTGTTGTCCACAGTGCCTAACTCAGTGCCTTTCATATAGCCAATGCGTATTAACTGCATGAAAggatgaatgaacgaatgaatgagtgtTAGAGAGTGGCACTCATCCTGCTCTGTTTCTTACTAAGATTTTACCTGACTGATAAGAGGAAAATGCATTACCTCTTTGAGAAGTATTTATATCTAAACTGGGACAATCCATTAACAATCCGAAGGGGGGAAAAACTTTTAACAGTGTAATTTCAGCtattagaaaaaaacagagagggagagagacatccGATTTAGTGAACCTTGGAAAACGTAGTACATTAGCTGTCACTTACTTCACctataaaaaagaacaactgaCCTATCTGGATTCTAAACATTCCTATTGCTAACCTCTCATAAGAGTATGGGAAAGAgaagtttatttaatatttactgctGGATTTGGTGGGGAAAAAACTCATTCTAGAGGGAGAAAAATTTGATAAACATTATTTACACATGTGGCTCCATGATCCTAGAAGTGAtgaaattatagtaataataatggttatcatttattgagctcctagtatatactaagcattttacatacataCCTTATTTAACTTATACAAAGGttgatgttattttcattttgttgatgaagCAACAGAAGTTTAGAAAGAGTACACACAGCTTCCTTACTGATAGGCATCCTGTTTTCCATGAAACTCTTACCCATCCTCAGGTCTGTCTTAAAGAAAAGGCAGTATCATCTTGCACGCTAACACTTCACAGTAGAAATTTGGTATGAGAAATAGAAGGGGtgtgaaaaatacaagaaaagaaatcactAATATCTCTTTTGATATTAAACCTGGTCATTAGTTTAATGCCATGTAAGGTATTCATGTTATAAGCCTACCATTGACTATTCTTTCTAAAATCATCTTCAAGCTGTGAAAATGGGCTCCTATGACATGGTGTCTGCCCTGCTTAAACACCACACCAGCCTTGACCAGCCCTGTGTCAAGCAATGGTCAGCAATGCATGAAGCAGCCAAACAAGGCCACAAAGATATAATAGCTCTACTACTAAACCACAGAGGCAATGTCCACCTAAGAGACGGATTTGGAGTCACCCCGTTAGGTGTTGCGGCCGAGTACGGTCACTGTGATGTGTTGGAACACCTGATCCACAAAGGTACGTAGAAAAGGAATTGCATGTTGCTGACTTTTCTCCTGCCTCTTGGATCTCCTTTTCTCCACTTCTCACtggctcctcttcctctcctgaaCGTATCTGGGCATCAAGCTTTTGTCCCATCCCTCGATAGCCCCCTCAATAGACCCTTATTGCGCAACTCACTTGAACCCTATGCACGGGGACCTACTAATCTGAGTGCCTGGCCCTGACTGCTCCCAGTTTTCACATAGATGGCTCACCAAGGTCTCACACTCATCTTCTCCTAAATTGAATTCCTCTTCTTTCACACTTTTAATAATTTCTCTCAGCCAAGACTGAGAGCTTAGATGTATCTCTGATTCCCCCATCACTTTCTGTTTCAAATATGGTCAGTTTCCATGTGCTACAGCAACCCTCTCTCTCACCAGTTCTCACCTTGGCAGACCCTCTCGTCTGCATCCTCCCATCTTCCCTGGACCAGTGTAATTGGTTCCTAACCACTTTCCTGGTTTCCAGTCTCTCCATCTGCGAATCCATACTGTATACTACAACTCAGCTCCTCTCCCTAAAGGTCAGCTACAGTAGAATAAACGATTCAGAAAATCctcagtggctccccactgcccactgAATCATGCTCAGGTCCCCACTGCACCATCCTGAATTGTTTTTCCAGGTTTATCTCTCACTACTCCTAATATGTATCCTGCACTCCAGTTAAATAGCCTAGCAATATTCCCAAACATACTTTGCATTCATTCTTTCTGGGTTTGGGTCAGGTCCTCGCCCTCATCTGGAATACCCTCCAACACAATTCAAAGTTAGTGTCTTGAGACACCTCCTCCCTGAAGACTAATTCTTCCCAACAGAGTGTAATGTTGTCCTCCTTTGAAACCTCCAAGTGCTTTATGCAACAACGGAACCGGGAATTAAGATTCCGACTTCTTAAACTGGTTTCTGCCACCTACCTGTTGTCTGACTCTTGCCTAGTTACTTAAGcacctgggtctcagtttcctcatctgtaaataaagGCTAGGACAACATTATCCTCTGTGGGGAAAAGACTAACATTTTTGAGGCACCCCCCAAATGCAACTTCCTTTAATTATCAAATCAGCCCTATGAAATAAGCTGTATTACtctagtttacagatgaggagttgGAAGTTCATAGAAGTAAATAGCTTGCCCCAAACTCTCACAGTCAGCAACAAAACCACAATGCAAACAGACCACTTTCCCCTACATCAAGCCTTCTGGTCCTGATGTCACTTGAATATTATACAGTTTGTGTTCTTTGATGATATTTTGTCTCATTTCCCCTCAGAGCCACTTAAGAGAGTCAGATTTATTTATCTTAGCATCTTCTGCTGGGTCACACATGGTGTTTGCACACAGAAGAcagttgataaatatttttttaaatcgagTGTTAACTGCTGCCTTTAAAAGTCTAACTGTACCTTTTTGGGGGAGACTTTGTTTATCGTGGAAATTGACTCGAGTTCTCAGATGTTCTTATGACAGAAAGATTTTCTAATAGAATGAAACACGCTGCATGattgtttattgaaaagactgagAACACAGGTGTTCTTAATTCTATACTTTTAAGTCCTAACCAGAAAGGAAAACCACAGGCTATTTTTAAGATTATCTTGACAGTCTGTCCAGCTATCACTATGCCGCATGTTTTATACTGCCAGGAGGGGATGTGTTTGCTTTGGCGGATGATGGGGCATCAGTGTTGTTTGAGGCAGCAGGAGGGGGCAATCCTGACTGCATCTCCCTCCTGCTGGAATATGGAGGAAGTGGAAACATACCTAACAAAGCAGGGCATCTTCCTATACACCGAGCTGCCTACGAGGGACATTATCTGTGAGTAATAAATCATAGCATGATCATTTCAAGTGGAAAAACACAAGCTTGTATATATGGTATAATCCCAAATCTATCTATACACCTCCcagaatccaaaaagaaaaaggcaaaatgtTCACAAGTtttgtatatctatatatttgtttgatttttcccattctttttgtattcttttactttaaaaaatttccacaTTGAATTTatactacttttaaaaatgaaaagatattttcttttagaagaagGTAAGTTATAAGTGAGAATTCTGCACAAGCCGCCCAAatgtgcctttttgttttttttaatacgtTTAACAGATGGCTACAGGTTTCTAAAAATTTTGCCCTTGGCCAAGGGTTAAAATTTGTGTTACTTTAATCTTTATCAACACCAACAGATATTATAATATAATGTCAAATTTATTCTTGAATAGAAAAGTTTCATTATAAATTTAGGTTTCTTTATTCCCCAAAATAAAAAGGCCAGATATACttttaaatcacaaaaatgtGCCACAACCAACATATCAATAGAAATCTATAATCATTATATTAAACCACCCACCATGAAAGGATGGTTTTAGGTAATTAAGTATATTTCATAAGTTCAAAAATTTTGAAATCATTAGGCTTTATCACAATTTCAGTGGTGACATTGGTTAAGTAGCCAATGACACGTAATTGACACTAAGTGACACGTTGTCAAAGTTCATAAATTCACATATGGTCGCTCTGAATTAGGCACAAGAGATCAACTTATCCTTGCCTGTGGCTCTCATACCTCTCTAGTTCATCAGTCAAGTGTGAAATTCACAGCTATTTGTCACAGGTTCTTTGAAACATAAGCTGTGGTTAGTTGTCTCGGTTGAACAGATGTAAGGTTGATGGAACAACAAAGACTCTTCTTGTTGCCAATAATTCAATTTCAAGTAAGCAGACAGGATGTACATGGCCAATATTCAAGCATACATTGCTCAGGAAGCAGTGAAAGGGGAGTAACAAACGAGAATTCAAGAGGCCTAAATTGTAGTCATTGCCCTAcatctatgtgaccttggacaagtcatttcacTTCTCAAGACTTCATATGGCTCTGCTGGTATTAAAGGGGTTGAACTCAGTGATGCTCAGGGTTACTTCCATCTCTAACTTCCTGTGACTCCATGTTATAATGGTCAAGAGTGTGAAGCATTCTTCTATGGCATCAAATGGACTTACTttcctattatattttttttgttaCATAGCATTTGTTGATTATAGATATTATGCTGTTCAGAGAAGAACTGAAAGATGGGGAGGGTTCCTGAATAATTACAATTCTAGGACCAAATATATAAGATCCAGTATTTTCCCCAGGAATATTTAGCCTGGGAAGCTAAAtcaaaactaaactaaattaCACTAAACTGAAAAGTAGTAAGTCAATGgacaaatattaaatgtttttgtGTAAGGTTATctagagaaaatacaggaaactaaGTGAATTGCATTCACTTGTCTAGTGAGGAAGCTGGTTtatttaatttcttgattttcttcatGCTGTGTggatatttgatttcttttagtgCACTGAAATATCTTATTCCAGTAACATCCAAACATGCAATCCAGAAAAGTGGGCTAACGCCAGTTCACTCAGCAGCAGATGGACAAAATGCACAGTGCCTAGAACTGCTTATTGAAAATGGCTTTGATGTCAATACCCTGCTTGCTGACCACATTTCCAAGAGCTACGATGATGAACGGAAGACTGCTCTCTATTTTGCCGTTTGCAATAATGATATCCACTGCACAGAAGTCCTCCTGGCTGCAGGTGCAGACCCAAACTTAGATCCCCTCAACTGTCTTCTTGTGGCGGTGAGGGCCAATAATCATGAAATTGTCAGGCTGCTGCTCGCCC contains these protein-coding regions:
- the ASB15 gene encoding ankyrin repeat and SOCS box protein 15, with product MDANDDPDEDHLTSYDVQLSIQESIEASKTVFYPERFVPPSDQKRKLVEAIKQGHILELQEYVKYKYALEEADEKGWFPLHEAVVQPIRQILEVVLDASYKTLWEFKTSDGETPLTLAVKAGLVENVRTLLEKGVCPNTKNDKGETPLLLAVKMGSYDMVSALLKHHTSLDQPCVKQWSAMHEAAKQGHKDIIALLLNHRGNVHLRDGFGVTPLGVAAEYGHCDVLEHLIHKGGDVFALADDGASVLFEAAGGGNPDCISLLLEYGGSGNIPNKAGHLPIHRAAYEGHYLALKYLIPVTSKHAIQKSGLTPVHSAADGQNAQCLELLIENGFDVNTLLADHISKSYDDERKTALYFAVCNNDIHCTEVLLAAGADPNLDPLNCLLVAVRANNHEIVRLLLAHGANVNCYFMHVNDTHFPSAIQYALNDEVMLRLLLNNGYQVEMCFDCMHGDIFGNSFVWSEIEEEILPGWTSCVVKDNPFCEFITVPWMKHLVGRVIRVLMDYMDYIPLCAKLKSALEVQREWPEIRQILENPCSLKHLCRLRIRRLMGLQRLCQPALMEKLSLPPTIQRYILFKEYDLYGQELKLP